The proteins below come from a single Nostoc sp. KVJ3 genomic window:
- the ssuE gene encoding NADPH-dependent FMN reductase: MTNILAIAGSPTHPSRTSGLVEYTAKLLQQEGLHIDIISVRDLPAEDLVFGRYDSPALEQPKALLAKADGVIIATPIYKAAYTGVLKTFLDLLPQKSLTGKPVLPIALGGTIAHLLAIEYALKPVLSELGARHILATVYAVDKQIQRQADNSVVLDEEIEQRLKDVLKEFVKAVAYDAAAPQELVHAN; encoded by the coding sequence ATGACAAATATTCTAGCGATCGCAGGTAGTCCAACTCATCCATCTAGAACATCTGGTTTGGTCGAATACACCGCCAAGCTTTTACAACAAGAAGGCTTGCATATAGACATTATTTCAGTTCGAGATTTACCTGCTGAAGATTTAGTTTTTGGACGATATGACAGCCCGGCTTTAGAACAGCCAAAAGCTTTATTAGCAAAGGCAGATGGTGTGATTATTGCCACCCCAATCTACAAAGCTGCTTACACAGGAGTGCTGAAAACATTTCTAGATTTGCTACCACAAAAATCATTGACAGGTAAACCCGTGTTACCAATTGCCCTTGGTGGAACGATCGCTCATTTATTGGCAATTGAATATGCTCTAAAACCTGTACTATCTGAATTAGGAGCGCGGCATATCTTAGCTACTGTTTATGCAGTAGACAAACAAATTCAACGACAAGCTGATAACAGCGTCGTGTTAGATGAGGAAATTGAGCAAAGACTCAAAGATGTTCTTAAGGAATTTGTTAAAGCTGTAGCTTATGATGCCGCCGCGCCTCAAGAATTGGTTCATGCCAATTAA
- the ssuD gene encoding FMNH2-dependent alkanesulfonate monooxygenase has translation MQLLWFIPTHGDGRYLATATGGRAVSFPYLRQIAQAVDDLGYTGALLPTGRSCEDAWIVASTLLSLTRQMRFLVAIRPGLVSPGVAARMAATFDRLSGGRLLINVVTGGDPVELAGDGLHLDHDQRYELTDEFLTVWRAIASGEQANLQGDYLNIQNGKLLFPPVQKPYPPLWFGGSSPVAQKIAAKHIDVYLTWGEPPAQVAEKIASVRRLALSEGRTLRFGIRLHVIVRETESAAWDAANDLIKYVDDEAIAKAQKAYARMDSVGQQRMTQLHHGNREALEISPNLWAGVGLVRGGAGTALVGNPQTVAARILEYADLGVESFILSGYPHLEEAYRVAELLFPHLPLENLPTVEKQHVLSPFGEIVANEDFPKQQHNQKATSIS, from the coding sequence ATGCAGCTACTATGGTTCATCCCAACCCACGGCGACGGACGTTACCTTGCAACTGCTACAGGTGGACGGGCAGTAAGCTTTCCCTATCTGCGACAGATTGCCCAAGCAGTGGATGACCTTGGTTATACAGGGGCATTGCTACCCACGGGGCGTTCTTGCGAAGATGCTTGGATAGTAGCGTCAACGCTACTATCACTAACGCGACAAATGCGTTTTTTGGTAGCGATTCGTCCCGGCTTGGTATCACCTGGAGTAGCGGCGCGGATGGCAGCGACTTTCGATCGCCTCTCTGGTGGACGCTTGCTGATTAATGTCGTGACAGGAGGCGATCCCGTAGAGTTAGCGGGAGATGGCTTGCATTTAGATCACGATCAGCGCTATGAATTAACAGATGAATTTTTGACAGTATGGCGAGCGATCGCTAGTGGAGAACAAGCTAATCTTCAAGGCGATTATCTGAATATTCAAAATGGAAAACTGCTGTTTCCACCTGTTCAAAAGCCGTATCCACCCTTGTGGTTTGGCGGTTCTTCTCCTGTTGCTCAAAAAATCGCTGCCAAGCACATAGATGTCTATCTAACTTGGGGCGAACCACCGGCACAAGTAGCTGAAAAGATTGCATCAGTTCGCAGACTTGCTTTATCAGAAGGCCGGACTTTGCGGTTTGGGATTCGCCTACATGTGATTGTGCGCGAAACCGAGAGTGCAGCTTGGGATGCAGCCAATGATTTGATTAAATATGTAGATGACGAAGCGATCGCTAAAGCTCAAAAAGCTTATGCGCGGATGGATTCAGTTGGGCAACAACGCATGACTCAATTACACCACGGTAATCGTGAGGCATTAGAGATTAGCCCGAATCTGTGGGCGGGAGTAGGTTTGGTGCGGGGTGGTGCGGGAACGGCCTTAGTCGGCAATCCCCAAACCGTAGCCGCCAGGATCTTGGAATATGCAGATTTAGGTGTTGAGTCCTTTATCCTCTCTGGCTATCCCCACCTAGAAGAAGCTTATCGAGTTGCAGAACTTCTATTTCCCCATTTGCCCTTAGAGAATCTGCCCACAGTGGAGAAGCAACATGTCTTAAGTCCATTTGGCGAGATTGTGGCAAATGAAGATTTCCCTAAGCAGCAGCATAATCAGAAAGCCACATCCATATCCTAG
- the pgmB gene encoding beta-phosphoglucomutase yields the protein MQTKDRSRHFIYTDWILIETQFDPDQLQSKETVFTIGNGYLGTRGSFEEGYPHALPGTFINGVYDDVPVVYTELVNCPDWLPLIVIVNGDRFRLDQGEILSYDRQLDLRQGLLTRALRWRSPSGNTIDISFERFASLADPHILALRCQITPVDFDGLIEIQASINGYPENQGFNHWEGLDQGKTDEGIWLQRRTRHSRIELGMGAKVTILGAEASLQVNTAPGYPTLSTNFLAKAQQTVIVEKLVTVFTSREIETPVSAAQEKLAHLPDFATLLKANEEAWNDVWQQSDILIEGDSKATFAVRYNVFQLLIAGPPNDDCVSIPAKTLSGFGYRGHIFWDTEIFMLPLFLFTQPAIARNLLSYRWHTLPGARRKAAHYGYKGAMFAWESADSGDEVTPRWALGNDFYGEDVRIWCRDREIHINADIPYAAWNYWQTTGDNEWMQKSGAEIILDTAIFWASRVEFNPERQKYEIRGVIGVDEYHELVHNNAFTNRMAQWHLEKAIAVYDWLVQKFPERARELEEKLQLTAQERTHWQDIIDKILFLYDPLTELIEQCEGFFHLEDINLADNEKRDRSMQAVLGVDQTNKYQVIKQPDILMLLYLMRESADFPYSERALQTNWDYYAPRTDITYGSSLGPAVHAILASDLGKSTEAYKVFMHALMVDLEDNRGNTSDGIHGASAGGIWQAVIFGFGGIQITENGPIANPHLPDGWTRLKFKLHWDNKWHDFDLHRGLGMVRREQGDKETRQITQITNAQSPIPNIQGFIFDLDGVLTDTAELHYLAWKQLADEEGIPFNRQDNEALRGVSRRASLMLILGDRPYSEAQIQEMMERKNRYYVELMQNMTSKDLLPGAIALLDELRQAGIKIGIGSGSKNARTVIERLGITDKIDAIADGYSVEQPKPAPDLFLYAAKQLGIEPEQSVVVEDAAAGIDAAIAAGMWAIGLGPVERVGAAHVVLPSLAGIKWTDLRAKLSDVAKQKHSGTSK from the coding sequence ATGCAAACAAAAGACCGTTCTCGCCATTTTATTTACACAGACTGGATATTAATCGAAACCCAGTTTGACCCTGACCAATTGCAATCTAAAGAAACCGTCTTTACAATCGGCAATGGATACTTGGGAACAAGAGGCAGTTTTGAGGAAGGATATCCTCATGCATTACCCGGTACTTTTATCAATGGTGTCTACGACGATGTGCCAGTGGTGTACACTGAACTGGTAAATTGCCCTGACTGGCTACCCTTAATAGTAATTGTGAATGGCGATCGCTTCCGTCTCGATCAAGGTGAGATATTAAGCTACGATCGCCAACTCGATCTCCGTCAAGGACTACTCACCCGTGCTTTACGTTGGCGTTCTCCCAGTGGGAACACCATAGACATTAGCTTTGAACGCTTTGCTAGTCTTGCAGATCCCCACATTTTGGCGCTACGCTGCCAGATAACGCCAGTAGATTTTGATGGGTTAATCGAAATTCAAGCTAGTATCAACGGCTATCCCGAAAATCAGGGTTTCAATCACTGGGAAGGACTAGATCAAGGCAAAACAGACGAAGGAATCTGGTTACAACGCCGTACCCGCCACTCTCGAATTGAACTTGGGATGGGAGCAAAGGTAACAATATTAGGCGCTGAAGCATCTTTGCAAGTCAATACTGCACCTGGTTATCCAACCTTAAGTACTAACTTTTTGGCGAAGGCGCAACAGACTGTAATAGTAGAAAAATTAGTAACAGTTTTTACCTCACGGGAGATTGAAACCCCAGTCTCAGCCGCTCAAGAAAAACTCGCCCATCTACCAGATTTTGCAACCCTCCTAAAAGCCAATGAGGAGGCATGGAATGACGTTTGGCAACAAAGTGATATCCTGATTGAGGGAGATAGCAAAGCTACTTTTGCCGTTCGCTACAACGTATTTCAACTGCTGATTGCTGGCCCGCCAAATGACGATTGCGTGAGCATTCCGGCTAAAACTCTTTCTGGATTTGGCTATCGCGGTCATATCTTTTGGGATACAGAAATTTTTATGCTGCCCCTATTTCTGTTTACCCAACCAGCGATCGCTAGAAACCTCCTCAGTTACCGTTGGCACACCTTACCAGGAGCTAGACGCAAGGCAGCCCATTACGGCTATAAAGGGGCAATGTTCGCCTGGGAAAGTGCTGATAGTGGAGATGAAGTAACACCACGTTGGGCACTGGGAAATGATTTTTATGGTGAAGACGTGCGGATTTGGTGTCGCGATCGCGAAATTCATATCAATGCAGATATCCCTTACGCCGCTTGGAATTACTGGCAAACTACTGGTGATAATGAGTGGATGCAAAAGTCTGGTGCAGAGATAATTTTGGATACTGCAATCTTCTGGGCTAGCCGGGTAGAATTTAATCCTGAGCGCCAAAAGTATGAAATTCGGGGAGTCATCGGAGTGGATGAATACCATGAACTCGTCCACAACAACGCTTTTACAAACCGGATGGCGCAATGGCATTTAGAGAAAGCGATCGCAGTCTATGATTGGTTGGTTCAAAAATTCCCCGAACGAGCTAGAGAATTAGAAGAGAAACTGCAACTCACCGCCCAAGAGCGAACGCACTGGCAAGATATTATTGACAAAATATTGTTTCTCTATGACCCATTAACAGAACTCATTGAGCAGTGCGAGGGATTTTTCCACTTAGAAGATATAAATTTAGCAGACAATGAAAAGCGCGATCGCTCCATGCAAGCTGTCCTAGGTGTCGATCAAACAAACAAATATCAAGTAATCAAACAGCCAGATATATTAATGCTTCTTTATTTAATGCGAGAATCAGCAGATTTTCCCTACAGCGAAAGAGCATTGCAAACAAACTGGGACTACTACGCACCCCGCACCGATATTACTTATGGTTCCTCCCTTGGCCCAGCAGTTCATGCCATCTTAGCTTCCGATTTGGGCAAATCCACGGAAGCTTATAAAGTATTTATGCACGCCTTAATGGTGGATCTTGAAGATAACAGAGGTAACACCAGCGATGGAATTCATGGCGCTAGTGCTGGCGGCATTTGGCAAGCTGTAATTTTTGGATTCGGTGGCATCCAAATCACCGAAAATGGCCCCATAGCTAACCCTCATCTGCCTGATGGCTGGACGCGCCTAAAGTTTAAACTGCATTGGGACAATAAATGGCATGACTTTGATTTGCATCGGGGATTGGGTATGGTGAGAAGGGAACAAGGAGACAAGGAGACAAGGCAGATAACGCAGATAACCAATGCCCAATCCCCAATTCCCAACATCCAAGGATTTATCTTTGATTTAGATGGTGTGCTGACAGATACAGCAGAACTTCATTACCTAGCTTGGAAGCAATTAGCAGATGAAGAAGGTATACCATTTAATCGGCAGGACAACGAAGCGCTGCGGGGTGTATCTCGTCGTGCTTCTCTGATGCTGATTCTTGGGGATAGACCATATTCGGAAGCACAAATCCAAGAGATGATGGAACGTAAGAATCGCTACTATGTGGAACTGATGCAAAATATGACATCCAAGGATTTGTTACCAGGTGCGATCGCTCTTTTGGATGAACTGCGACAAGCTGGGATTAAAATCGGCATTGGTTCAGGTAGCAAAAATGCCCGCACAGTGATCGAGCGATTGGGTATTACTGACAAAATAGATGCGATCGCTGACGGTTATAGTGTAGAGCAACCCAAGCCAGCCCCCGACCTATTTCTATACGCAGCCAAGCAGCTAGGAATCGAACCAGAACAATCTGTAGTTGTAGAAGATGCCGCAGCTGGCATTGACGCGGCTATAGCTGCTGGGATGTGGGCAATAGGACTTGGCCCTGTTGAACGAGTTGGAGCCGCTCATGTTGTTTTACCTAGCCTAGCAGGTATCAAATGGACAGATTTAAGAGCCAAATTAAGTGACGTTGCCAAACAAAAACATTCAGGTACTTCCAAATAA
- a CDS encoding sucrose synthase, which translates to MYELVQAVFNGDEKTALHQLISTLSASGKHYFLRNEILQAFADYCHQSQKPAYFYHSSSVGKLIQYTHEIIIEEENTWFVVRPKIANQEVWRLTADFNNFEQMTPQVLLDVRDRLVNRYQPDILEIDLHPFYEGSPRIDDPRNIGQGLAFLNHYLCNQLLTDPEYWVEMLFKALQGLKNNGVRLLFSDRIPSGIELAKQIKLALNLLNERSPDEPYEKFRFDLQKLGFEPGWGNTAARVSETLELLDRLIYSPEPGILEAFVARVPAVFRVVLISIHGWVGQEDVLGRDETLGQVIYVLEQARSLENELQEQIKLAGLDQLGIKPHIIILTRLIPNCEGTFCNLRLEKVQDTENAWILRVPFGEFNPEITNNWISKFEIWPYLEQFAIDAEKELLAQFKVKPNLIVGNYSDGNLVAFLLSRRMKVTQCNIAHSLAKPKYLFSNLYWQDLEEQYHFSVQFTADLISMNAADFIITSSYQEIVGTPDTIGQYESYKWFTMPQLYHVVDGIDLFSPKFNLVPPGVNENIFFPYSQKEDRDSHLRTQVHDLLFSREDPQIFGNLDRPNKRPIFAVDTITSINNLTGLAECFGKSQALQERCNLIILSSKLHPDEAINPQEAEEIQKLYDIIDRYHLSGKIRWVGMRIPSIELGEAYRVVADSQGIYVHFARFESFGRSILEAMISGLPTFTTQFGGSLEIIENQENRFNVNPTDLEETAKKILDFIEKCDIHPEYWYEVSEWMSQRIHNRYNWHLHSNQLLLLAKMFTFWNFVAPENNEARDRYMETLFHLIYKPRAEKILEKHMGVIRNS; encoded by the coding sequence ATGTATGAACTAGTTCAAGCTGTTTTCAACGGTGATGAAAAAACTGCTCTACATCAGTTGATTTCTACGTTGAGTGCTTCAGGTAAGCATTATTTTCTGAGAAACGAGATTTTGCAAGCTTTTGCCGATTACTGTCATCAATCCCAAAAGCCAGCTTATTTTTACCACTCTTCTTCTGTTGGCAAACTGATACAGTACACTCACGAAATAATTATCGAAGAGGAAAATACTTGGTTCGTGGTTCGACCCAAAATTGCTAACCAGGAAGTTTGGCGACTGACAGCCGATTTTAATAACTTCGAGCAGATGACACCGCAAGTACTGCTAGATGTAAGAGATCGCTTAGTCAACCGCTACCAACCCGACATCCTCGAAATCGACCTCCACCCCTTTTATGAGGGTTCTCCAAGAATCGACGATCCCAGAAATATTGGTCAAGGTTTAGCCTTCCTTAACCATTACCTGTGCAATCAATTGTTGACTGACCCCGAATATTGGGTAGAAATGCTGTTTAAAGCATTACAGGGCCTAAAAAACAATGGGGTTCGCCTACTGTTTAGCGATCGCATTCCCTCCGGTATTGAGTTAGCCAAACAAATTAAGTTAGCACTTAATTTGCTAAATGAGCGATCGCCTGATGAACCTTATGAAAAATTCCGCTTCGACCTCCAAAAACTCGGCTTTGAACCGGGTTGGGGTAACACTGCGGCGCGAGTTTCCGAAACCCTAGAACTCCTCGACCGACTCATTTACTCCCCAGAACCTGGCATATTAGAAGCATTTGTAGCTCGCGTCCCCGCCGTTTTTCGCGTCGTTCTCATTTCCATTCATGGCTGGGTTGGACAGGAAGATGTTTTAGGAAGAGATGAAACACTCGGTCAAGTTATCTACGTCCTTGAACAAGCACGTAGCTTAGAAAACGAACTACAGGAACAAATTAAACTCGCTGGACTAGACCAGCTAGGCATTAAACCACATATAATTATTCTGACTCGGCTAATCCCCAACTGTGAAGGAACATTTTGTAATCTGCGTTTAGAAAAAGTTCAAGATACTGAGAATGCTTGGATATTGCGCGTTCCTTTTGGTGAATTCAATCCAGAAATCACTAACAATTGGATTTCTAAATTTGAGATTTGGCCTTATTTAGAACAATTTGCCATAGATGCAGAAAAAGAATTACTAGCTCAATTTAAAGTCAAACCTAATCTGATTGTTGGTAATTACAGCGACGGTAACTTAGTAGCCTTCCTTCTATCTCGCCGGATGAAAGTTACCCAGTGCAACATTGCTCATTCTTTGGCAAAACCTAAATATCTATTTAGTAATTTATATTGGCAAGATTTAGAAGAACAATATCATTTCTCCGTACAATTCACCGCCGATTTGATTAGCATGAATGCCGCCGACTTCATTATCACATCGTCCTATCAAGAAATTGTTGGCACACCCGACACAATAGGTCAATATGAGTCGTATAAGTGGTTTACAATGCCACAGTTGTATCATGTAGTTGATGGCATTGATTTGTTTAGTCCTAAATTCAACTTAGTGCCGCCGGGAGTAAATGAGAATATTTTCTTTCCCTATAGTCAAAAAGAAGACCGAGATTCTCACCTTCGTACACAAGTCCACGATTTACTATTTAGCCGCGAAGACCCCCAAATCTTTGGTAACTTAGATCGCCCTAATAAGCGACCAATCTTTGCCGTTGATACCATTACTTCAATCAACAATCTCACTGGTTTAGCTGAATGCTTTGGTAAAAGTCAGGCGTTACAAGAACGTTGTAACCTGATTATCTTAAGTAGTAAACTGCATCCAGATGAAGCTATAAACCCACAAGAAGCAGAAGAAATTCAAAAACTCTACGACATTATCGATCGATATCATCTCTCTGGCAAGATTCGCTGGGTGGGGATGCGTATCCCTAGTATTGAACTCGGCGAAGCCTACCGGGTAGTTGCAGATTCTCAGGGAATTTATGTCCATTTTGCCCGCTTTGAATCCTTCGGCCGGAGTATTTTGGAAGCGATGATTTCTGGTTTGCCTACTTTTACTACTCAATTTGGCGGTTCTTTAGAAATTATCGAAAACCAAGAAAACCGATTTAATGTTAATCCTACGGACTTAGAAGAAACAGCAAAGAAAATTTTAGATTTCATTGAAAAATGTGATATTCATCCTGAGTATTGGTACGAAGTCTCAGAATGGATGAGTCAACGAATTCATAATCGATACAATTGGCATTTGCATAGTAATCAATTACTACTGCTTGCAAAAATGTTTACTTTTTGGAACTTTGTGGCTCCAGAAAATAACGAAGCCAGAGATCGCTATATGGAAACCTTATTTCATCTCATTTATAAACCTAGAGCCGAAAAGATTTTAGAAAAGCACATGGGGGTAATTCGTAATTCGTAA
- a CDS encoding transposase, with product MRAITKPSTAKCDLNTYTLFLLAESKYPGCTRLAEIMENLSHDSVNRFLLRERYEPKDLFEEIKPNINLVGGTLSGDDTVIDKPHSDPEITDLIGYYYSGRHHRAVKGVQLITLYYTECSGKSVPVNYRIYNKQDNKTKNDYLREMITEVMDWGLKPKTMTTDAWYSSQKNLKLLKNKGLGFLTGVAKNRSCSIDGKNFTQVQNLEIPEDGLIVYLKNFGQVKVFRKSFKNETKRYYIMYIPEKDTLNSISRTEFKELHSIHWGIECYHRAIKQVCGIGRFMVRTTDAIKTHFFSAIRAFTQLELMRAEDLIENWYEIQRNLSLQVARDFILEHLAQNLNLNT from the coding sequence ATCAGAGCAATTACTAAACCATCAACCGCTAAATGTGACTTGAACACTTATACTCTGTTTCTACTGGCAGAATCAAAGTATCCAGGTTGCACACGTCTGGCAGAGATAATGGAAAATTTATCTCATGATAGCGTCAATAGATTTTTGCTACGTGAACGGTACGAACCCAAGGACTTATTTGAAGAAATCAAGCCCAATATCAATCTAGTTGGAGGTACTTTAAGTGGAGATGATACGGTAATTGATAAGCCTCATAGTGACCCGGAAATAACAGATTTAATCGGTTATTACTATTCAGGTAGACATCATCGTGCCGTTAAGGGAGTTCAGTTAATTACCTTGTATTACACCGAGTGTTCAGGTAAATCTGTACCTGTAAATTATCGCATTTATAACAAACAAGATAACAAGACTAAAAATGATTATTTACGAGAAATGATTACTGAGGTAATGGATTGGGGTTTAAAGCCTAAAACAATGACAACTGACGCTTGGTATTCCAGTCAAAAAAACCTGAAGTTACTGAAAAACAAGGGATTAGGGTTTTTAACTGGGGTAGCTAAAAATCGCTCATGTTCCATTGATGGTAAAAATTTTACCCAAGTCCAAAACTTAGAAATTCCCGAAGATGGTTTAATAGTGTATCTAAAGAATTTTGGTCAGGTAAAAGTATTTCGGAAAAGTTTCAAAAACGAAACTAAAAGATATTACATTATGTATATCCCTGAAAAAGATACACTAAACTCAATTTCCAGAACAGAATTTAAAGAGCTACATTCAATTCATTGGGGGATTGAGTGTTACCACAGAGCTATTAAACAAGTATGTGGCATTGGAAGATTCATGGTTAGAACAACCGATGCTATTAAGACTCACTTTTTTAGTGCAATTCGCGCTTTCACACAATTAGAATTAATGCGGGCAGAAGACTTGATTGAAAATTGGTATGAAATCCAAAGGAATCTGTCTCTCCAAGTAGCTCGTGACTTTATTTTGGAACATTTAGCGCAGAATTTGAATTTGAATACATAG